TCGCTGGCTATGTGATTGGTCTGGGGCTGATTctcctggtgttgctgtgtgcccTGGCTGCTGGAGGAGGGATCAAGGAAATTGCCATACTGCTCTGGACCCCCAATGTAGGACTGGTGCTGGGGGCAGGAGCATTCTACCTCTTCCACATGCAGGAGGCCAAGAGTTTGTGTAGGGTCCGGGCCGAGCTCCAGCATGTGCTGGGAAGGGCAAGGGAGACCCAGGACCTGAGTCCAGAGTCCGAGCAAGCCTTGCTcctggggcagcaggagggggACAGAGCTGAGGAACAATAAAGCCTGATGCCTCTGTGGTTCTTGCCTTCTTCCTTGTAGAGGCAGTGATTAGGGCCAGGGGTCAGAAATGACTGTCAGTGTAGACCTTCAGGCTCCTACACATCTGCCCTCCCTGCACAGCAGCCATAGTCCCATATAGGGGGTAGAAATTTTATTATGAATAGTTAGGCCTCTCCTGGGCAGCCCAGATGAGTGGGGTGGCACTCTGCTGGGGTGAGGTGGTCTccttgcagaggaagaaacagacagCCCCACCCTCTTCtagccctgggccccaggcccaGAGGCCAGCTCACTGAGCCTGCGCTCCTCCTGGAAGCGGATGAGGGCATCTCGCTGGTTCACCACATCCACCAGCTTCCTCAGGACCTGGTCTTCAGCCTGCCGATCAGCAGCTGTCTTTAGAGTTTCTGAAGGGAAGGAGATGAAGCTTAGTAAACAAAAAAACTGGGCGAGGAGGCAGGAGAAGCAGAGCCTAATCCTGGCCTCTGTGACTTCTACAGCCCTGgtggttttctcctctgtgaattTGGTTTATTAACAGTAATGGTTTCCTAGTTTTGTTTAGTAGCAAAAccatttataaaggaaatcttGTGCAAAAGCCCAACTGCACAGCTCTGACTGAACTGAAGGCGCCGAGTAGGGTCTTGGAGCCCCATCCTCTGGCTTCCTGCAATTCAGGAGGTGCTTGAACTGGAGGCCTGTTGCCTGGGCAGTATCTGAGATCACGAGGCTGGGGCCGATTCCAGCTTCTACCTCTCCCACATCCCACCTACCTTCCCGGTTCATGTAGGTTCGTAGCTCTTGGTCCAGCTGCCACTGTTTCTCCTCCAAGGTCAGTTCCTGCACCCTgtggaaggaatgaagagaaagggCACCAGTGTCCAGGGCCCCCAAGGACCTGGCTGGGGCCCTGCTTACCTGCCACTgtgcccccactccccaacctagACACCCCTTACGTGATCATGAGATCAGCCTCCTCGGCCACCAGGGTGTTTTTCTTTTGAACGAGCTGTAGCAGCTGTTCCAACCAGAGCGCCTTTTGCTGTTCAGGGGAACCTGATAAGAAGGAAGCAGGGCAGAGGGTGGTCAGGAGGCCTCCAGCAGGGATCAGGAGTCATGGGCATGAGGAGTGGGGCTGTGGGCCGAGACCCAGTGGTTAAGGGGAGTTGCTGGGGGTGGAACACCCAGCTGGGAGGCAGGTGTCCTAGCTTGTCCATCCCTGTCTTCACTCACTGCTCTGGCTTCTCAAGGACAGCTCCAGCTCCGTGCCCTTGGCCTCCAGCTCCCTCAGATCAGCCTCGATCTCATTTAGTCGCCGCTGGATGGTCTGAGTAGGACAAGACAGGAGGCCCGGCGGGGGGGTGTCTGTGGATTGCTTGAGAACAGAGCCCTAGGGGAACTCTGATCCCCCATCTCAGACCTGCGACCCCATTAGAACTTCCAGGAACCCCTGGTCCGCACCTGAGCCTTGCAGAACCGCTTCATCTGCTCCTCCCTAGCGCGGCGCAACAGAGTCCTACGCCACGTTGGGTAATTGTTCATGGGGCCTGAATTCTTGACCAAGTTCCACAGAACCTGTGGCAGGGATGGGTGGATAGGGGTTGGGGAAGCTCTATTTGGAAGAGACCAGAAAGACCCTGGGCTGGAAGTGGGgtaagtgctgaaagaaaagatgGAGGCTTAGAAACCTCAAAGAGTCAGACTGGATGAGAAGACATTCAGAGACGTTTGGCCTCAGAGGAGCCTGCGTACTGTGGGTTTCTCCCGGGGCGGGAGCAGGGAGCAGGATGCATGCTGGCTTGGGCAGAAGAGGTGGCCGTGTTCTTCCTACTCACTTGTTCCACGTCTGAGTCCAAAGGcacatcttcctcttcctctgcttcctcttcacTGGAGGACGGACTCTCTTCTTCCTCATTCCCCATAGCTGCAAGAACTGAAGAGAGCGGGAGACATGGCCTGGGATCTGCACgacctcccttcccacccccagcacccccatcCAGGAATCGGAATACCAcccgcccagccccaccccaccctgggcgGCAGCTACCTTGAGGGCTCTGGACTGGCACCCCCCAGCCCACAAAGCTTCCCTCCAGGGCCTGGCGGGCCAAGGCAGAGCAGCTTCGTGGGGGCTTGGGTGGTGGCTCCATTTCCGGGTCAGGGGTGAGATGAAGGGAGGATAACCGCTGGCGTTCTGGACTGGAGAGGCGGATCAGCCGACGGGTGGGCTGGCTGGGGCTTGGGACGGGACCGGTCTCCTCCTGGGGGGCTGTGGGAGGTGAGGGTCCTGATGGCATGTTATTCTCCCCTGGTGTGGGAAGGTCCTAGAAGAGCCACCGTGTGTTCTGGTCAGTGACCTGCCATCCTGGGTGGAGGCTGCCCCTTTAGTCATGTGTGGGCCCTGGTGTTCACTTAATGCCATTTACTGAACAGTGCCATTTACGGTCGGACAGTGTTCTGGGTACTTGGCATGTATCAGTAAGTAAAACAGGACTAAAAGTCCTGCCATGCTGGAGCTTACAGCAACATGGAGGACCTCAGTGAAGTGGTCTGCAAAGTCTGCTGGGAATGGAGCGCCCTTgtcgctccccacccccatcacacaCTTTCACAGCTGTTACCTGACTTGCAGGACCTCTGTGGCCACTGTCCTCTTTGTGGCCTGGCTGGGGTAGGTGCTGGAGGCAGTAGAAATGTCCTGGGAAGGTCAGAGTGGGGAGGAGGCCTCAGATGTAGGCAGCCCAGTACCCAGATACTCAAGTTTATCAGAGGGATGGGGGGCCAATAGGACTCTGCATGTGCTGGTGAATTTAAACTAACCTCCTGGTTCCCATGAACCCACGTTTGAGGCTCTGGAGGGGACAGAGAAGACCCTGAGCTCAGCGGAAGAAAATGGCACCTTCGGCCTGTGTCTCCCTCATGCCCAGCACCCCAGTTCCCCACCACCTTCAAGTCCCGGCCCCCCAGGCAAGGCTAGACCCAGAGTCCCTCCAAACGCCTCCCAGGTCCACTCACCATCTTCTGGGTGCTGCCCGTAGGCCCCTGGCCACAGTGTGACCTCACAGACCCAGCAGCGGAAGCAGCTCCGGTGGAAGAAACGGCCCTCAACACTGAGGCGTTCTAGGATGTAGAGGTGTTGGCCGCAGAGCGCACACAGGTCCTCAGCACTGGCCTGCCCGACCCCGGGGCCACAGGTCAGCTGGGGTCTAGGCCAGCTGTGAGCCTCTCTTCCCCTGGGGCAGCCCTCCCTGACTTCCCAGCCCTCTGACAGGGCCCTGATCTCACCTCCTGGGGTTCGGATGGGGGTGTCACAGGGGGACTGGGCTCTGGGACATATGGCTCCTTGGTACCTGGAGTGTCAGCCTCGACCTAAAAAGGTAAGTGCTCATGCccggagggaggggggcaggatcAGCTGAGGAGTCCTTGTGTGCAGATGAACGGAAGGAAAGGGGAGTGAGACCAGGAAGGGAGACTGGATGGGGGGTTACAGGGCCTGGGATGGGAGGCAAGACATGGGGGGACAGGCTGTGGGAAAGAGTACCTCGTGGAAGGGACTGTCCAACCCGTGTGTGTTTATCTCCAGGCGGGGCTTCTTGCCACCTGCGTCCTCCCCATCTGCCTGTAACAAGTCCTGCATTCTGAGCATGGGCTGCCCCCAcagtcttcccctcccccccttctgAATGGCCTATCACCCCAGGAACCCCCCAGGAGGAGCCCACTGCCCAGCCCAACCTCACCCCGACTCCCCACCTGGGCCCGGGTCCGTTGCAGTGTCCTCTGCAGTTTGCCAAGGAAGAGTACAGCGCTGGCGGTGCCCGGAGTGCCTTGGCTGACGGGACCTGCAGGGAGAGTCAGGGTGGATGGGGCCAACATTGTGCCCTCAGAGCACAGCCATGTGCCAGCCCATGGGGATAAAGGATACTTCTCCCAGGCTGTCCTGTAGGGGGAGctcccccctctctcttttctcttcctctccccctccccacacatgCACCTCTTTGCCCCAAGCCTGCCCCACCTGCCTACCCTCCAGGTCACCTGGGTTGTGGGGTGTGCTCTTGAAGGCACTGTGGAAGTGGCTGAGGTAGGCGATGAGGCCCAGTGGGTCGCTCCTGGACACCACTGCCTGTGCAGACAAGACCGGCGTGATGCCCAGCTCATGCTCTGCCATCTTCAGTGCCCAAGAAGTTGCTTCCAAAGCCCCCACTCCCTGCAGCTCCGAGGGTTCCCTGAAGGGTGTTGGGAGGAAAAGCTGATGGGAAAACAGAACTTGACCCTGAGGTAGGGGAGGGACTgcaggaaagggaggagagagcagagagggaaTTAGTCCGGGTGCTGAGCCCTCACCGCCCCC
The Sus scrofa isolate TJ Tabasco breed Duroc chromosome 1, Sscrofa11.1, whole genome shotgun sequence DNA segment above includes these coding regions:
- the MICAL1 gene encoding F-actin-methionine sulfoxide oxidase MICAL1 isoform X4, with the protein product MTFGHSAPRSSMGASAQAPWTTSVSTTWWPGGAGIRQLQLVLLKVALLLGVEIHWGVTFTGLQPPPKKGSGWRAQLQPNPPAQLANYEFDVLISAAGGKFVPEGFTVREMRGKLAIGITANFVNRRTVEETQVPEISGVARIYNQSFFQSLLKATGIDLENIVYYKDDTHYFVMTAKKQCLLRLGVLRQDWPETDRLLGSANVVPEALQRFARAAADFATHGKLGKLEFAQDAHGRPDVSAFDFTSMMRAESSARVREKHGARLLLGLVGDCLVEPFWPLGTGVARGFLAAFDAAWMVKRWAEGTGPLEVLAERESLYQLLSQTSPENMHRNVAQYGLDPATRYPNLNLRAVTPTQVRDLYDVEAKEPVRKISDKMDSGKPATGSVGTQEELLRWCQEQTAGYPGVHVTDLSSSWADGLALCALVHRLRPGVLEPSELQGVGALEATSWALKMAEHELGITPVLSAQAVVSRSDPLGLIAYLSHFHSAFKSTPHNPGPVSQGTPGTASAVLFLGKLQRTLQRTRAQADGEDAGGKKPRLEINTHGLDSPFHEVEADTPGTKEPYVPEPSPPVTPPSEPQEASAEDLCALCGQHLYILERLSVEGRFFHRSCFRCWVCEVTLWPGAYGQHPEDGHFYCLQHLPQPGHKEDSGHRGPASQDLPTPGENNMPSGPSPPTAPQEETGPVPSPSQPTRRLIRLSSPERQRLSSLHLTPDPEMEPPPKPPRSCSALARQALEGSFVGWGVPVQSPQVLAAMGNEEEESPSSSEEEAEEEEDVPLDSDVEQVLWNLVKNSGPMNNYPTWRRTLLRRAREEQMKRFCKAQTIQRRLNEIEADLRELEAKGTELELSLRSQSSSPEQQKALWLEQLLQLVQKKNTLVAEEADLMITVQELTLEEKQWQLDQELRTYMNREETLKTAADRQAEDQVLRKLVDVVNQRDALIRFQEERRLSELASGPGAQG
- the MICAL1 gene encoding F-actin-methionine sulfoxide oxidase MICAL1 isoform X1 — its product is MASATSTNPAHAHFESFLQAQLCQDVLSSFQGLCRALELEPGGGLPQYHKIKAQLNYWSAKSLWAKLDKRASQPVYQQGRACTSTKCLVVGAGPCGLRAAVELAMLGARVVLVEKRTKFSRHNVLHLWPFTIHDLRALGAKKFYGRFCTGSLDHISIRQLQLVLLKVALLLGVEIHWGVTFTGLQPPPKKGSGWRAQLQPNPPAQLANYEFDVLISAAGGKFVPEGFTVREMRGKLAIGITANFVNRRTVEETQVPEISGVARIYNQSFFQSLLKATGIDLENIVYYKDDTHYFVMTAKKQCLLRLGVLRQDWPETDRLLGSANVVPEALQRFARAAADFATHGKLGKLEFAQDAHGRPDVSAFDFTSMMRAESSARVREKHGARLLLGLVGDCLVEPFWPLGTGVARGFLAAFDAAWMVKRWAEGTGPLEVLAERESLYQLLSQTSPENMHRNVAQYGLDPATRYPNLNLRAVTPTQVRDLYDVEAKEPVRKISDKMDSGKPATGSVGTQEELLRWCQEQTAGYPGVHVTDLSSSWADGLALCALVHRLRPGVLEPSELQGVGALEATSWALKMAEHELGITPVLSAQAVVSRSDPLGLIAYLSHFHSAFKSTPHNPGPVSQGTPGTASAVLFLGKLQRTLQRTRAQADGEDAGGKKPRLEINTHGLDSPFHEVEADTPGTKEPYVPEPSPPVTPPSEPQEASAEDLCALCGQHLYILERLSVEGRFFHRSCFRCWVCEVTLWPGAYGQHPEDGHFYCLQHLPQPGHKEDSGHRGPASQDLPTPGENNMPSGPSPPTAPQEETGPVPSPSQPTRRLIRLSSPERQRLSSLHLTPDPEMEPPPKPPRSCSALARQALEGSFVGWGVPVQSPQGSCRPGWGGAGRVVFRFLDGGAGGGKGGRADPRPCLPLSSVLAAMGNEEEESPSSSEEEAEEEEDVPLDSDVEQVLWNLVKNSGPMNNYPTWRRTLLRRAREEQMKRFCKAQTIQRRLNEIEADLRELEAKGTELELSLRSQSSSPEQQKALWLEQLLQLVQKKNTLVAEEADLMITVQELTLEEKQWQLDQELRTYMNREETLKTAADRQAEDQVLRKLVDVVNQRDALIRFQEERRLSELASGPGAQG
- the MICAL1 gene encoding F-actin-methionine sulfoxide oxidase MICAL1 isoform X3; this encodes MTFGHSAPRSSMGASAQAPWTTSVSTTWWPGGAGIRQLQLVLLKVALLLGVEIHWGVTFTGLQPPPKKGSGWRAQLQPNPPAQLANYEFDVLISAAGGKFVPEGFTVREMRGKLAIGITANFVNRRTVEETQVPEISGVARIYNQSFFQSLLKATGIDLENIVYYKDDTHYFVMTAKKQCLLRLGVLRQDWPETDRLLGSANVVPEALQRFARAAADFATHGKLGKLEFAQDAHGRPDVSAFDFTSMMRAESSARVREKHGARLLLGLVGDCLVEPFWPLGTGVARGFLAAFDAAWMVKRWAEGTGPLEVLAERESLYQLLSQTSPENMHRNVAQYGLDPATRYPNLNLRAVTPTQVRDLYDVEAKEPVRKISDKMDSGKPATGSVGTQEELLRWCQEQTAGYPGVHVTDLSSSWADGLALCALVHRLRPGVLEPSELQGVGALEATSWALKMAEHELGITPVLSAQAVVSRSDPLGLIAYLSHFHSAFKSTPHNPGPVSQGTPGTASAVLFLGKLQRTLQRTRAQADGEDAGGKKPRLEINTHGLDSPFHEVEADTPGTKEPYVPEPSPPVTPPSEPQEASAEDLCALCGQHLYILERLSVEGRFFHRSCFRCWVCEVTLWPGAYGQHPEDGHFYCLQHLPQPGHKEDSGHRGPASQDLPTPGENNMPSGPSPPTAPQEETGPVPSPSQPTRRLIRLSSPERQRLSSLHLTPDPEMEPPPKPPRSCSALARQALEGSFVGWGVPVQSPQGSCRPGWGGAGRVVFRFLDGGAGGGKGGRADPRPCLPLSSVLAAMGNEEEESPSSSEEEAEEEEDVPLDSDVEQVLWNLVKNSGPMNNYPTWRRTLLRRAREEQMKRFCKAQTIQRRLNEIEADLRELEAKGTELELSLRSQSSSPEQQKALWLEQLLQLVQKKNTLVAEEADLMITVQELTLEEKQWQLDQELRTYMNREETLKTAADRQAEDQVLRKLVDVVNQRDALIRFQEERRLSELASGPGAQG